The following coding sequences are from one Bacillota bacterium window:
- a CDS encoding ABC transporter permease: MQVANPVYTFTRQLAQLVLFVGDIGILLAQAMGFVFRGRWEARETMVQMAIIGAQAVPMVVITSGFTGAVLALYSAKLMLQFGVGSLAGGAVALAMARELGPVVTGVVVAARSASAIAAEIGSMKVTEQVDALRALAVPPVQYLVVPRLIACLTMLPALGVLAFVTGIFGGYAVAVPIGVSPTSYLLGVRELVGTYDVFAGLLKTVVFGAIIALVGCRAGLRTEGGAAGVGQATTNSVVVAVLLIYIANFFLAYLLFGGR; this comes from the coding sequence ATGCAGGTTGCAAACCCGGTATACACCTTCACCCGGCAGCTAGCCCAGCTGGTGTTATTTGTGGGCGATATCGGCATCCTGCTGGCGCAGGCGATGGGGTTTGTGTTTCGCGGCCGCTGGGAGGCGCGCGAAACGATGGTACAGATGGCGATTATCGGTGCGCAGGCGGTGCCGATGGTGGTCATCACCAGCGGGTTCACGGGAGCGGTTCTTGCGCTGTATTCGGCGAAGCTGATGCTGCAGTTCGGCGTGGGGTCACTGGCTGGGGGTGCGGTGGCGCTGGCAATGGCGCGCGAACTGGGTCCGGTCGTTACGGGTGTGGTGGTGGCTGCGCGTTCGGCTTCAGCGATTGCCGCCGAAATCGGCAGCATGAAGGTCACCGAGCAGGTAGACGCCCTGCGGGCCCTTGCCGTACCGCCCGTGCAGTATCTGGTTGTGCCGCGCCTGATAGCCTGTCTGACCATGCTGCCCGCGCTGGGCGTGCTGGCTTTCGTGACGGGTATTTTCGGGGGATATGCGGTGGCGGTGCCGATTGGCGTGTCGCCGACATCCTATTTGCTGGGTGTTCGGGAACTGGTGGGTACCTATGATGTGTTCGCGGGGCTCTTGAAGACAGTGGTATTCGGAGCGATTATCGCGCTGGTCGGCTGTCGAGCCGGACTGAGGACGGAGGGAGGCGCGGCGGGGGTAGGGCAGGCCACCACCAACAGCGTGGTGGTGGCGGTGCTGCTGATTTACATAGCGAACTTCTTTCTGGCGTATCTGCTGTTCGGTGGGCGATGA